TTTTAAGATTTGCATTATGCTTTTTTATTGTAAAAATTGAATAGTTAAAATTGGTGATGTATTAATGTAATTTGAAGCAAATCTGGAAAATAGAAATGAGTATTGTGTGCAAAATTTTCCAGATCTCGCATTAAGTCGTTGATAGATGTATAAAGGATCAGTTTCAAAAGTTGGGTCTGCGTACAAAAAGGAATACCTTTGCTGATAGAAAAAACACTTTAAATTATATATGCAAAAGTCACTACTCTCACTATTTTTTCCAGAAGGTCTTTTAGATTATTTTGATATAATAGATTTTAAAGAGGTTTCTAGCGGGAAAGAAATTTACGAAAGAAGATTAACTATTTATTTAGAAGAAAAGAAGATTATTCCTGAGGAATATAAGGATTATTCTATTAAAGCCAGTGGTTTTATGCCAGCACGAGAAATAGAAGATTATCCCATTCGAGATATGTTAGTTAAGCTTAATGTCAAGCGTCGTCGTTGGGATGTTGTTGTTGATGGCAAGAGTAAAAAAGTAAGTAGAGATTGGAATTTGATCATTTCAGGAACTCGCATGTCTGCAGAGTATTCTGCTTTTTTAAAAGAAGTTAGTCGATTTTAATGCGATCAGTATTAAAAGCCTTGAAATATATTTAGGAATAAATGGTGATAAATTTCGAAGACAGTACAAAACAAATTTAAGTGGTTTTGATCAATGGGATAAAAAGCTACACGCCAAAGATTACCTGATATTTCCTGAAAACATAGGTTCTAATTTAGCTCTTGATGAAACAGCCTTTTCAAATGGAGAGTTGTATACCATTCTCAGTAACAAAGATAAAAAAGGAAAGCAAGGTAGCTTGGTTGGTGTGTTTAACGGAACACAAGCTGATTCCATTATAAGTTTAATTCGCGAACACATTTCAGAAGAGTTGCGCTATACCGTTAAAGAAGTTACTCTTGACATGGCTGGTAGCATGAATAAGATCGTAAGAAAATGTTTTCTAAAAGCTGAAATCACTACAGATCGATTTCATGTGCAAAAGCTGGCCAATGATGCCGTACAAGAGCTTAGAATTAAGCATAGGTGGAAGATAATAGATGATGAAAATGCAGAGTATAAGAAAGCGAAATTAGAAGGAAAATTGTATAAACCTGAAATATTGGAAAATGGTGATACACTGCGACAATTGATGGCTAGAGCTCGTTATGCATTGTATAAATCTCCGGAAAAATGGACTACATCTCAAGAAATCAGAGCTCGTTTATTATTTGAAAGATTTCCCGAAATTAAGAAAGCATACAGGCTCTCGGATGGACTTAGAAAAATATACAATCAATCTTTAGAACCAAATGTAGCAAGACTTAAACTAGCACAATGGTTCGATGAAATTGAAAGAGCCGGAATGGATTCTTTTAATTCAATAAAAAGAACTTTTGAAGTACATCATAAACAAATTGTTAATTATTTCTTGAATAGAAGTACAAACGCTTTTGCCGAATCTTTAAATGCTAAAATTAAAAATTTCAGAAGATCTTTAAGAGGGATTGTTGATTTAGATTTCTTCCTTTTTAGGTTATCTAAAATTTTTGCTTAGCTAAAAAAAATTGTGGAGTAGACCCAACTTTTGATGGTGACCCTGTATAAACAGACATAACAAATATTACATCACTTATAGAATCTCCTCCTATAAATCCGTCAGGCATTCCGTCAGGCATAAAAAACAAAACGCTTAACTTTTAGCAAGTTAAGCGTTTTTGTAGAGGTCTCTGGCGGACTAGAACCAACAACAGATAAGCCAATAAATACAATGCTTTTATAAGTTTATTATATTAAGGGGGCGGAATTGGGGGCGGAATTAAATCAATTTACTTACTTTTCCAGCAAAATATAAACCTTACCTTTTTAACCTCAGATTTTTCGATTTTTTTCTTTTGTTGTAAATACTCACTAAAACCCACATTAAAACTTAAAACAAACTAAATTGATTATTTAAACCTCTTGCTTTATTTCTTCTTTGCGTATCTCTAATATGATGTGCAATTTCTTTTATTTGAATATTTAATTCAGAATCAATCCATTTTCTTGTTAGATGCTTGCGGCTAATCTTATCAAATACTTGTGGCTTATTCTCTAAATAATATTTTAATCCTGTATGTGATAATAAAATACTATTATCTTTCTGCATGCTAATATCTAAGCCAGTTACTTTACACTTTCTATCATTATCTAACTTGTTACGTTTTTTCCCCTTATCTACACTGTAATAGGTTACGTATTTCGGTTTAAATTCCTGATTCAAATCTTTTTCAAAATCATGTAATAGGTTACATGTTTTTAAATCATCGTTAATCAGCTCGACAAACTTCTTTTCAAGCAAATCGATAATAATTGCGATGTAATCTCGAGTACCATAATTCTCAATAAGCCTTTTTAATGTTTTCTTTTTATCGTGCCTTTGCTTCTTATTGTACTTTTCCCAATTGTAACCGTTTTTTAACTCATCTAAGGCTTTTGCATCCCTTTTGCTTAAATCATTAATGTTTATAGTATCATCAAAACAAACAACCTCTTTAAACTTTTTCATAAGCAATAAGAAGAACACCTTCAATTTCTCAGCATCAGCAATATCAATTAAATTATTAATTCCTGTTTCCCGATAAAACACCTTCCTAAGGGGCTTTATCTCAACTCTAAGCCTATTTTCAAAATCTTTCTTATAGATTTTTAACCAATAATAATTTTCATGCTTAAACTTGATTCCTTTTTTATCGATTAATGGTTTTCCATTTACCTTACCACCTTGCCAAAGTATTGTATTTAGAAACTGATCGGCTGGAAATGGCAAATCAATATTTAAACCAAATTCAGGATTTACGACCTGCACCGTAAGAGGATTAATACTAAAAGATTTATTTAACTCTCTCAAGGTCTCTATTATTTCAGTTCTGCAAAAGTCATTATTGTTATGCTTACCCTGATTGTGGAATTTATGGATACTTCCTCTAAATCCTGTATCTGAAAATTTAATTCCTTGATATTCTACAAATGTTGTAACCTTTCCAAAATCCTCACCCGATTTACCTTTTCCAGTTATAGTGCTTGTTCTATGCTTTAAACCCTTTAAAAGCGTATGATTAAACAAATAGTTATCAGGAAAAGGAATGTTTATTACTCCTATACCATCAACCATACTAGAACATTTTTAATTGCTGAAAATCATTTTTGAATAGTTGTTCATTAGTAGTATAAACACCTGCCCTATGTTTTGATATTGGACAAAAACTACTTCTAATCTTTTGTATTTTATTCTGCTTTTCCAATTCAGCAACATAACGGCACACATTAGCCCTAAGAATACCTGTATAAACAGATACTTGTAACATTGTACTAGGAATATTGAAAGCCTCATAAACTCGCTTAAGCTGATTATTAATGCGATCTTTAGACTTACTTTGATTACCTTTGTTTTGAACCAATGATATTCGGTTTAGGTTTGAACGCCTTAGGGCTTGTGAGCAATCGCAAGCCCTTTCTATTTGCTTGCTCATGATCTTTTACCTTTAGAGTTAGGAACTACTTTTAACGCCTCCTGAACAGCTTGTTCGGAATATAGTACACGTCTACCAATTCGCATAGCCTGAATACGTCCTTCTTTGGTGTACTCGTTTAGTGTGGGTAAGGATAATTTTAAAAGACTAGATACCTCACCCCTTGAATAGAATTTAGTTTCTGTTTTGGTTGGTTCGTCTTTTCTTGTTTGAACTTCTTCTCTGATTACATCCC
This genomic interval from uncultured Marinifilum sp. contains the following:
- a CDS encoding helix-turn-helix domain-containing protein, whose protein sequence is MTKSILLESLSAENLKELIRDVIREEVQTRKDEPTKTETKFYSRGEVSSLLKLSLPTLNEYTKEGRIQAMRIGRRVLYSEQAVQEALKVVPNSKGKRS
- a CDS encoding transposase, translated to MNGDKFRRQYKTNLSGFDQWDKKLHAKDYLIFPENIGSNLALDETAFSNGELYTILSNKDKKGKQGSLVGVFNGTQADSIISLIREHISEELRYTVKEVTLDMAGSMNKIVRKCFLKAEITTDRFHVQKLANDAVQELRIKHRWKIIDDENAEYKKAKLEGKLYKPEILENGDTLRQLMARARYALYKSPEKWTTSQEIRARLLFERFPEIKKAYRLSDGLRKIYNQSLEPNVARLKLAQWFDEIERAGMDSFNSIKRTFEVHHKQIVNYFLNRSTNAFAESLNAKIKNFRRSLRGIVDLDFFLFRLSKIFA